The following proteins come from a genomic window of Sorex araneus isolate mSorAra2 chromosome 1, mSorAra2.pri, whole genome shotgun sequence:
- the MRPL50 gene encoding 39S ribosomal protein L50, mitochondrial has protein sequence MAALSVSGVMRRSLTRAASWTLSRPLWSGSRKEEKPVVVETVEEVKEEPSLVCPPLRSRTYVPPDDLQNRLESCAKEVFGSSVSSSWQDISLEDGHLKFNFLKRLADDLGHAVPNSRLHQMCRVKDVLDFYKVPIQERSKFDDLLASNLPSNLKITWGY, from the exons ATGGCGGCACTGTCTGTGTCCGGCGTTATGAGACGGAGCCTCACGCGGGCAGCCTCTTGGACTCTAAGCAGACCTCTTTGGTCTGGGTCCAG aaaagaagaaaagccaGTGGTAGTTGAGACAGTAGAAGAAGTGAAGGAAGAACCCAGCCTTGTGTGTCCACCCTTACGAAGCCGAACATATGTTCCACCTGACGACCTCCAGAACCGTTTGGAATCCTGTGCCAAAGAGGTTTTTGGCTCATCTGTTTCTAGCAGTTGGCAAGACATCTCTCTGGAAGATGGTCATCTAAAGTTTAATTTCCTGAAACGGTTAGCTGATGACTTGGGCCACGCAGTACCTAATTCTAGACTTCACCAAATGTGCAGGGTCAAAGATGTTCTGGATTTCTATAAAGTCCCTATTCAGGAAAGATCTAAATTTGATGATCTTCTTGCCAGTAATCTGccttctaatttaaaaattacttgggGGTACTAA